In Drechmeria coniospora strain ARSEF 6962 chromosome 03, whole genome shotgun sequence, the DNA window ACGCCGACAGGAATCGTCTTTGCGAGCTCTCCGGCTTCGAGCGAGCGCGACGTCTGGACAGCCTGTCGATTCGCGAGCAGCACGGAGATTCACCCCTGAACCTCGGCTTCCTGTCACACGTGTACGAGGTCCGCAAGCTGTTCCTGTCGGGCAACTTTTTGGAATCCTTCGAGCCGACGGTGGATTTCCTGAACCTTCAACTCCTGGACCTCGCCAACTGCGGATTGCGGGTGCTGCCGGCGAAAATGGGCCAGCTCATGCCCAACCTGCGGACGCTCAACGTCAACTTCAACGCGCTCGGCGACTTGACGCCTCTGCAGTTCGTTCCTAGGCTCAAGAAGCTGCTCGTGGCCGGAAACAGACTGGCGGACTCGACGGGCGTCACCCGGCTCCTGACCGAGTTTCCGCACCTCAGCCAGCTGGATGCGAGGGACAACCCCGTGACGCTCGGCTTTTACGCGCCCGTGCAGGTGCTGGTGCCGGCCGGGCGGGCGGAGTTCTCGGATCCGTTCACGCTgccggacgccgacgaggagcgagaTGGGCTGTTTGCGAGCCGGCTGGACGAAGCGACGAggctgcgtcgacggctgcaCCAGGTTGTGCTGGTCGCCAGCTGCCGACGGCTCCGaaagctcgacggcctgcccGTGAGGCGGAGAGAGGTGCTCGCGACGGACGACGTTTTGCGGACATTGGTCAGCGAAGGCGTCGTACCCGACCTCGAGGACGCCATGGTCGGACGATCGGAGAAGGtgtgcgacgacgacggggacggggacggggcggcggcacgaaacgacgatgccgcggcGGATGCCGAAGCGGCGGCCCAGCTCGAATCCGAGCTCGAAGCGTCGCGACAGCAGAACGAGACGCTCGGGAGCAGTCGGTGGAATGCAGAAGACAGCTTTGCGTAGCTCGGACGCATGGCATCGGTGCCCGCGACTGGCTGCGACACTCGGAGACATGCGAGATGATGATTTAAACGAACGGAAGGTATCGAGGATCGACCGAGGCGGTCTCTGGTTCGACAGCTACATGGAATGGAGCATGGTGCACGGCGGGATGATGCGATGGATTTGGTTGCTTTTTTGTTTACATGGAAGCGAGTGTGCTCTCTGCGGCGATattcttcctcgtcggcaagacGACAGTAGGAATACTGACATCGAGTTTAAAGCATCTCTTTGAATCGAAGTGGCATGCTGGTAGCTCCGGCTACATGAGCGAGCTTGAGAAATGGGAGGATGAAACCGAGCCGACTAACGACCTACACCAAGTCAGGCACCAGTGGCCCTTTCGTGGAGGACGCATGGAATAGTACTCAAACGCACCCACCTACTTCACACCATACAGggccgtgcaagtacggacgCTCGTGATGACAAGGGCGGAgaatgccgacggcgtgatTCATTGGTCTCAGGGATAAGCGACGACGCGATGAAGAAGCTCGTAGCAATGCAAGTCTGAGACAGCAGGGAGGTCCTGTGGAGTCGTTGGAAGATGGGCGCCGATGCTACGAAGTCGGAAGAAGGGCATGGAAATCAAGAGATGACAAAAATTGGCGATGCATTCCGCAGCGTCCGCACCGTTTCGCCTGATGTCTGCGCAATGTGGATGGAGAGGGTTGACATGAGCGTTTGAAGTTGACACGCAGAGGATGTTGGAGAGGCTCAAGATCAGGGAGGAGGCTGTTTAGTGCGGCTTGCTGCTTTTGgcactgtgctgtaggtacgTACTGTTTGCACATACAGGCACTTGTacagagcacatgtacagtgcagtaagtgtacaagtactgtgctgtactcggtacggagtaaagtAAGTgtagtgtacttgtatgtacggatacagtacggagtaggtaattattgtactgtactccgtactccgtacagttgttgtacttgtatggagtacagtattgtaaatgtgcatgcacggagtactgcaagtacttacaacaagtgtactgtacatgtacttactgtgcttaagtagggagtacaagcaataagtactgtagccGAACACGTGActttgtactctgtacactaaatttgtactccgcacatgacgtgtacttacatgtacagtaatttAGTTCTCTatatccgtactccgtactccgtacttagtcATTCCTGTAATACCCTTaaatatacatgtacttacatgtacagccaAGTACTAGCCCGTCATGGTACATGTTATAATGACAGAAACGGCAGGGAAAGAACGACCTTCTTGGaggctgtacatgtacctagtTGCCTAAGGCGCAGAGGTACCAGTTCCCTGCCGTAGCGGCGACAAGGTACTTGTGGTCCCCAGGAAGACATTGAGCCggcttgtacaggtacttgcagccaAATGCGAGACTCCACCGACGGCAAGAGAGAAGGAGACGCCACTGACTGGTACTTTCCCTTCGTGCCGGTGGTGCCTGCCTCCACTCCCTTGACTCCCACCTCGCCGGTCCCACCTGCCCGTGACGCACCACCCACCGTACCCTCACTTCGTGGGAAATCCgagtgccatcgtcgaagccgtcgaagACGCACCCTTCCTCTTCGCAGTCGTTGACCAGCCGTTCGAGCAATCGTTCATCGTCCGTCCATCGACTTTGGCTTCCTCTCGACAGTCCCACCCACCGAGTCGTACTTTGTTCGCAGCAGACGCCGCAGGTAGCCAACAGCGCCCGACACCAGAAGACATGCCCCTCCTCCGGGACGGTCACGAGCACCATCGGATGATATAATAGGGCAGCCCTCGGTTCGGTTTATCGATCCTCGCCACAGACGCccacgccgaggacgacgccgggtGACACAGGATGGACGCATCGTCGGACGACTCGTCGCACGTCTCCCAACCGCTCGAGCGCTCCGTCTCGCAAACGAGCGCCGCCTCGAATCGGTCCCATTCGCAGACGACCCGACGAAGCCGCAGCCGGCTGCTCAGCCATCCCAGCAGCTCCTCcagcagcgtcgccgccagcgaCAAGTCCCTCACGAGCTTCCCCAGCTTCTCGCCCGAGGAGGTTGTCGTCGAGCgcttcggcgacgccaaGTTCCAAGACCCCGAAtgggcggccgacgacgggcgccgcAAGCCGGCCGCGCAGGACTCGCGGGACGGGAGgtcgacggaggcggcgagaaaCGGCGGCGGTCAAACTCTTtccatcgtcgacagcctcgtcggccctAGCTCGAGCCGCGACGCCCTCTTCGAGGATGCGCCCCTGAGGCGGTCCGTCCCCGGCGCCCTCCACCAGGCCGACGATCCGCACATCCAGCGTCTCGTGGCGAggcacggcgccgtcgccctggTGAGGCAGATTTCCGAGGATCTCGCCCAGCGGGACACGCAGATCTCGATGCTGCGACggcgcgccgacgagcgcgaGCGGGCCCTGAGGAGGATCATCCGCGAATGCGGCCTCTCCAACCTCGATCTCGAGACCCGCCTGCGCGCCGTCGAAGGCGAGCTGCGGGCCAACGACAAGAACCACAACAGCGGCCTGACCGACCTCATGAGTGACGCCATGCAGGACACCATGTCCGAGAACGTCTACGGCGTGACGAaccgcgccgccgccaccatcCGAGCGGCCGCGGCGTCCAAGGCGCACGCGTCGGAGGGCGCCGGCAAGGGGACGATCCGAGGGTGGAAAAGCTACATTTGGGGCACGGGAACCTCGAACCAAAGCTCCAACCACACCTCCAACCAGGCGAGTCGCAGGAGCAGCatcaacggcggcgacgggaacCAGTCGACCGTCGTCCGGAGCCACCACGCCAACCTCGACCGGCGGCCGACCCTCCAGGAGGACCTCTTCAACCCGCCCGCCGAGCCGGCTCCGGAACCGGTGCGGAGCGCGAGCCGCGCGTCGAGCAcccgctccgccgccgccgcctcggagcGCAGCGAGTCCGTCTCGCTCGCCAGCCTCGCGCTgaggctcgtcgccggcggcaccgtcgccgcccgcgacgccgaggctcgGGGCCGCGCCGCCAGCGCCTCGGGCCGCGCGcagtcggcgagggcggcgtcgacggcgagcgcgagGGCCATGCGGACCTCGcgcgccgtctccgtcgccggcggtcCCAAGGCCCTCATGGCCATGCGCCGCTCGACGCCCGCCCCTCCCGTGCCCGCCAACGGCAAGACGCAGGCGCAGGAGATGTGGGgggcgcggccggcggcgcggcgcccgcctcgtcgcggccggAGAACTACGGTcccgtcgagatggacgcCATCCTGCCGCCCGAGtcgcagccgccgacgctcaCGCACATCTACAACAACTACGCCAGCAGCGAGTACCTGACGGACCGTTTCGGCTTCATCTACGACCAGCGGCGGAAGAAGCGGCAGCGCGAGGCGGCCCAGATGGCCCAGCACATGCGCAAGGGGACCCGCGTCGACATGCTCATGAGCGGCCGCTCGGCGAACTCGTCCAACCTGATGGACGATTCGGTCAGCATCtcgagcgacggccggcccGAGAGCCCGAGCAGCATGGACGAGCGGCAGACGGACGAgggccggccgacgaagcggtGGCAGGACTACCTCAAGATCGCCACCGTTCCCACGGAGCTCCTGAGCCACACGCCGAGCATGAGCgtgccgtcgctcgaggTCATGGagggcgcgacggcggccgacgacgggccgagCGAGACGGTCAAGTCCCCGGGCAtcacgccgacgagcttcggcctcgtgcccctggcgagcacgacgacggccgtcgacagcgGCGACGCGAGGCAGCCCCCCGAGGCggacggcacgacggcgggcACGCTCGTCAAGGAGGACGCGGAGCCGGTGAggctgctcctcgagcagctcaGCGACGTGCACGACTCGCTCCAGCGGGACAAGATGGCGCGGTGGAACGACTTCCTGCGCAAGGTTCGCGCCGAGCGCCGacgcgagggcgaggccgccgtcgccgccgccgccgccgccgccgaggcccggCACGAGACGCCGGCCATGATCCTCCCCGAGgctcgcgtcgccgacggcgagatcatcggcatcgccggcctcggcaacAAGGGCAAGGTCGGGCGCGCCAAGTGGGCCGAGTTCAAggcgctcctcctcggcggcatccccGTCGCCCATCGCGCCAAGGTCTGGTCGGAGTGCTCGGGCGCCAACGGGCTGCGCAACCCGGGATActacgacggcctcgtcggccagagcggcgaggacgacgacccggccgtcgtcggccagaTCCGCATGGACATGCACCGCACGCTGACGGACAACATCTTCTTCCGCAAGGGGCCCGGCGTCCGGAAGCTCAACGAGGTGCTGCTGGCCTACTCGCGGCGGAACAAGGAGGTCGGCTACTGCCAGGGCATGAacctcatcgccgccaacCTGCTGCTCatcacgccggcggccgaggacgccttCTGGATCCTCGCCAGCATGATCGAGACGATTTTGCCGCGGGGCTACTACGACCACTCGCTCATGGCGTCGCGGGCCGACCAGCAGGTGCTCCGCCAGTACGTCTCGACGGTGCTGCCGAAGCTGTCGGcccacctcgacgacctctccatcgagctcgaggccctcaCCTTTCAGTGGTTCCTCTCCGTCTTCACCGACTGCCTGAGCGCCGAGGCGCTGTTCCGCGTCTGGGACGTGGTGCTGTGCACCAACGACGGCAGCACCTTTCTGTTCCAGGTGGCGCTCGCGCTGCTGAAGCTCAACGAGCGGAACCTGCTGCGGTGCGACACGGCGGCCGgcgtgtacacgtacatcAACCACCAGATGACGGAGCACGCCATCAGCATCGACGGCCTCATCCAGGCGAGCGAGGGGCTGCGGAAGCTCGTCCGGAGGGACGAGGTGGAGCAGCGCCGGGAGCGCGCGATGCAGGCGGAACGGGACATGCAGAACCGGCGGGGCGGGAgagctgcggcggcggcgacgacgacggcggccgaggaaccGCTGGCTGCGGTGGAACCGATGCCGATGGAGCCttgacggacggacggacggatggatggatggatggatggacgtTGGAGAGCTTCGGCGCACGATATACCCCCCCTTTCATTTGTATCATTTGTCATGTACGGTACGCGGCCATCTTGGCCGTCCGAGGTTGCCAGGGCTAGGCGGATAGCTGgctctcggcgtcgtcggcgatgcggcgGGCCAGGGCGGTTGGTTTCGGTCTCGGTTCgcggcctcggtctcggtCGCGATTTCGGTCTCGGTCGCGATTTCGGTCTCGGTCGCGATTTCGGTCTCACAGGTCTCGGGCGCGGTCTCGGCCTCAATCTTGGTTGTCGAGAAAAGCGTGGATATCGGTAGAACTAGGAGCGCGCAGGCGAAATGACAATAGATGGGCGTCACGAAACGCGGGAGATGATGGATGCACAGCCGGCCGGGGCCCGACATGGTCGTCGCAACACGCGGACGAGCGTGGATTCACAGCTTGGACTTGGCCGCGTCCTTGGCCCACTGCTCGTACCAGACCTTGCCAAACTCCTTCCTCTCCCCATCCGTCCTCTGATCCTGGTCGAAGCgagcctcctcggcgtcgaggccggggcTCTTGAGCTCGGCGATGAGCGTCTTGTGCATCTCGGCCTTGATGACGCCGTAGACGCCGGCCTTGGGCTTCGAGAGGAGGTCCCGGTCGGCGATGAACttgagggcgtcgtcgagggaggtggcgatgccgtcggcgaggcccatctcgacagcctcggcggcggagaagcggcgggcctcgagggcgacgctTCGGTAGGCCAGCGGCGTCAGCTTGTGGCGGAAGATGGCAGCCATGGCGGGCTTGAGGGGCGCGCCGAAGAGCATCTCGTTGAGGCACATGAAGCCGCGGGGCGAGGGGGCGAGACGGTAGTCGTGGGAGAGGGCGAGCatgaggccgccggcgtagGTGTGGCCGTTGAGGAGAGCCAGCGTGGGCATGGGGAAGCTGGCGGCGCGAGTTTGCGTCAGCCTTGGTCGCGGATTTTCGACGCAACGGACGTTGACGGGGGGGGCAACGTACGTGAGGAAGCGGCGCCAGACCTGGTAGAAGAGGGCCCAGAAGCCGTCGGTGTTGATGGCatgctcgaggtcgaggccgttgGAGTAGAACTTTTGGATGGCGCTcgtggtgacgacgacgccgggcTTGTAGCCGCCAAActcgatgacgtcgaggGCCGAGAGGAGGGCGTGGCAGAAGGGCGTCGTCAACCGATTgtcgggcggcgaggaccaGGTGAGGAGGTAGACGGAGGGCGCCGGCTCGGTGCAGACGATggagccgccgacgtggGCACCCATGGGCGGGATGGGGATGGTGAAGAGCGGCTGCTGGGCCATGGCTGGTGAAGAGGGCGCCCGGCGGAGGGAGATGTGAGGGTAAAAGGTCGAAAGGTCGAGAGGTGGGCGATGGAAGATGGTCGTTTGTTGGCCGCGGCGGGAGGTGAAGCCAGCTGTTGGGTGGTGGAAAGCCGTGGGAGGACGGTGGAAGAAGCTCCAGCGGATGGAGAGCTAGCCGTTCCGGGCCGAGGCTGTCCTCAGCCTCGCTCCCTggcccgacgacgggggTCATTCGCCAACGGCAGGCTCGATGTTGACGAACCGGCGAGGCTAAAAATTACGGGCAAAAATGCATCGGAAGCAACGGATCGAAGCGATGCCGGTCGATGCAACGTCTCGTCTGTGCCGGCACTTGTGCGCGTACCGTCGTggtcgacgggctcgccTGCATCGAAGCTCCGGCGAATTTCACATGCCGCCGGCTGCGGTGGGGCGTCCTCCGgtaggtatagggtaggcaTTCCGGACGGCGTCACACGGGCAGCAGCCAAGCCAACGCACCGCCCGCCGTCTCGCAGACCGAACCATGCATCGAATGGAATGCACATGTGTCACACCTACAAGTGGATGACTATGGGTAGGCCTGAGCCGCAGTGGCATGTTTAGAGGCGAGTGCAGAGTGCTCGGTACTGTAGaccactgcaagtacacacaACTCCCTGCAGGTACTGAGCAGCACGCGAGTACattcatgtacatgcacagtgcaCACATAgacgtagttgtactctgtacggtacatgcaACATGAGTGGCAAGTGGGTAGTTAAGCAGGTAgtttgtaagtactccgtatactaCTGACTGtgcgagcaagtacggagtgcacaCAACCCATTGCAAGTGCCGAACAATAGGTACTATAAGCACAGAGCACACACAACTCAATACAAGTACCAAGCAAGTAGTACAACTCATATGGAGTGCTCGCCACCCACTGCAAGTAACGAACAGTACGTGGACGTTTGTCCATGTTCCTTGCACACGTATAGGTGTAGAAGTAAGCGTAAACATGAGTGGCAGACGGGTCAcgacgtacaagtacggcgttcatactgtacatgcaacttggtgcaagtaccgcacagtacctgtacagtacgtgcatgtacatgcttgACTTGAGTACCTATGGAATCATGAAGTACTGGGACACATGTATGTACCGAGTAGCCATGGAGTATAAACAACTcccagcaagtacacctaagcaGAAGCACAAAGCACTTACAAGCAGACACACGACTCGATGGCAGTGCTTAATACTGAGCAGTACTTACTGAGCGGTACTTACTGAGCAATACTTACTGAGCAGTACAGCCAAGTGCGGCGTGCACACCACTCTCGGCAAGCAGAAGCATCGacaaagtactaggtacgcaagtacgcatataagtacttgtgcaactCAAtaaagtacctagtaggtaccaacAGCTCATCTACAGAGCACACACCACTCAATAGAGGTACCGAacggtgcaagtacagggtACAGGCAACTCACGGCAAGTAGAAGAACCGAGTACATACTGTATGTTCACGCGCAACgcaatacaagtacctagtacctagccgtaagtacaactaatacagCACGCCCACGGCTAGTAGAAGCaccgagtacttacatactatGTTCACGCGCAACtcaatacaagtacctagtaccgagcagcaagtacaactaatacagCACGcccaagtaatacggagtcgACGCATCTCACGGCAAGTAGAAGCAcccgagtaagtacttgcacgtgctgtacatacttaggtactgagtactgtagggaagtacaagtacaaatcAATAAAAGTACCGAACTGCCATCGCCGAGTACGTACAACTCAATCAAAGTACcgaacagtacttgcagctagaAGTAcccagtacatgcatacgCAACGCAATAGAAGTACCGAGCAGCACAACtagttgtaagtaatacatgcacacctacttgtacacacacacaccACTCACGGCAAGGAGAAGCACCatcgagtactgtacgcaactaattacacctacatggCACAGCACAACGGCAAGCACCgaacagtacttacttgcacctacaagtgctCATTACTAGGAGATTCCGAGGAGTAGAAGAGCGCTGCCTTGAGCATCTGCGCGGCAAGCCAAGGCAGTCGCGCGCCACTCCGTCCGTACCTGCTTCTCGTATCCTCTGCGCCGTGCCTGCTTCTTGTATCCTCTGGTGGTGGCTTCCCGTCGGAGCCATCCGTTCCTGCCTGCCAGGGGAACCGCCAACAACCCCAACCCACCAAACACCTCCAATCCATCCCACCGCCCCCCGCTAGAACCTAActtcctccctcccctccctcctcctccctcctccacgacgacgacgacgacgaggccggcatcatcCACCCGCACCCGCTGGCCACGTCGCCCTCAACCTCTGCTCGCAGCCGTCTCACCCCTCGCCCCTCGGCACATCTCACCCCTCGCCCCTCAGCATGCCGAAGCCCGCGTcccccgacgccggcgccatcgtcttcTTCCATCCcgacctcggcatcggcggcgccgagcgtctcgtcgtcgacgccgccgtcggcctgcagAGGCGCGGTCACCGCGTCGTCATCTTCACCAACCACTGCGACGCGAGCCACTGCTTCGACGAGTGTCGTGATGGTACGCCCGACGCCCGGGTGCCCCCCGTCCATGCTGCTCGGCCTctccgcccgcccgcccgcccgacgccgccgctgaCGCGTGCCAACCCCAGGAACCCTCGACGTCCGCGTCCGCGGCGACTGGCTCGTCCCGCCCTCGCTCCTCTCCCGCTTCGCCATCCTCTGCGCCGTCCTCCgccacctccacctcctcgtcgccgtcaccctcacccgcgagctcgccgccctccggCCCCGCGCCTTCTTCGTCGACCAGCTCTCGGCCGGCCTGCCCCTGCTGCGCTACCTCCACGACGACGTCCCCGTCTTCTTCTACTGCCACTTCCCcgacctgctgctcgtccgcggccgcgacgccAACCCTCTGAAGCGCCTCTACCGCCTGCCCTTTGACCGGCTCGAGGAGTGGACCATGGCCTTTGCCCactccgtcgccgtcaactCCGAGTTTACGaagcgcgtcgtcgacgagacgtgGCCCGCGCTGAAGAAGCACGTCGAGATCAAGGTTGTCTATCCTTGCGTCGACACCGGCGACGCCGGAGCCCCCCAGGACGCAgtcgagctggccgacgaggagctcgagaggCTCGTCGGCCCGGCGAGGATCATCCTCAGCATCAACCGCTTCGAGCGCAAAAaggacgtcggcctcgccatcaaGGCCTTTGCCGCCATCCCCGCGCCCCACCGCGAGGGCGTGCGCCTTGTCCTCGCCGGTCAGTTCCGTCCCCGCCCTCCCTTGTGCTTGGTGTCCTtgccacggccgcctcgtccgcgcCCTCGATGATCCGCTCACGCGCATCCTTGCCAGGCGGCTACGACCCCCGCGTGTCCGAAAACGTCGAGTACCACGCCGAGCTGCAAGCCCTCGCCGCGAGCCTCTCCCTCACCCACCACACGGCCGGCTCGGACCCCGACGTCG includes these proteins:
- a CDS encoding hypothetical protein (related to enoyl-CoA hydratase/isomerase), which gives rise to MCIPFDAWFGLRDGGRCVGLAAARVTPSGMPTLYLPEDAPPQPAACEIRRSFDAGEPVDHDGTRTSAGTDETLHRPASLRSVASDAFLPLSIRWSFFHRPPTAFHHPTAGFTSRRGQQTTIFHRPPLDLSTFYPHISLRRAPSSPAMAQQPLFTIPIPPMGAHVGGSIVCTEPAPSVYLLTWSSPPDNRLTTPFCHALLSALDVIEFGGYKPGVVVTTSAIQKFYSNGLDLEHAINTDGFWALFYQVWRRFLTYVAPPVNVRCVENPRPRLTQTRAASFPMPTLALLNGHTYAGGLMLALSHDYRLAPSPRGFMCLNEMLFGAPLKPAMAAIFRHKLTPLAYRSVALEARRFSAAEAVEMGLADGIATSLDDALKFIADRDLLSKPKAGVYGVIKAEMHKTLIAELKSPGLDAEEARFDQDQRTDGERKEFGKVWYEQWAKDAAKSKL
- a CDS encoding hypothetical protein (related to mannosyltransferase alg2); amino-acid sequence: MPKPASPDAGAIVFFHPDLGIGGAERLVVDAAVGLQRRGHRVVIFTNHCDASHCFDECRDGTLDVRVRGDWLVPPSLLSRFAILCAVLRHLHLLVAVTLTRELAALRPRAFFVDQLSAGLPLLRYLHDDVPVFFYCHFPDLLLVRGRDANPLKRLYRLPFDRLEEWTMAFAHSVAVNSEFTKRVVDETWPALKKHVEIKVVYPCVDTGDAGAPQDAVELADEELERLVGPARIILSINRFERKKDVGLAIKAFAAIPAPHREGVRLVLAGGYDPRVSENVEYHAELQALAASLSLTHHTAGSDPDVASDVLFLLSVPNAVKDALLRSAALLVYTPANEHFGIVPLEAMLARRPVLATNTGGPVETIRDSVTGWLRDPDDVAAWSDVMRRALALTPAQLADMGAAGAHRVTTLFGRDRMSERLDAIVDEMVAMKRPPLFINSLVNLVLLALCFCLGLAFASVYKRLRR